The following are encoded in a window of Ogataea parapolymorpha DL-1 chromosome VII, whole genome shotgun sequence genomic DNA:
- a CDS encoding Pre-mRNA-splicing factor ISY1, with protein sequence MLNRLYGRQHGVVGSRPRVTQDTDDVHEAEAFRTMCLQEISAKIEKINDPLLQDSQIRALNDELNKLMRERRAWEHRVKELGGPDHLRTSAVADDSVTVNNYRYFGRAKQLPEVERLLKPKEKDDAFASGNAKEQFSQLNQTDLGPAYYGYEDENELDLRIPNDMAQDTPEECALLEFERKRTAELRTSGFEKTAILDTPQLPTEQEYQDAVVALRKQQLLEKLKNR encoded by the coding sequence ATGCTCAATAGATTGTACGGAAGACAGCACGGAGTGGTTGGCTCGCGACCACGCGTGACACAAGACACGGATGACGTACACGAGGCAGAGGCTTTTCGGACCATGTGTTTGCAGGAGATATCTGCTAAGATcgagaagatcaacgaCCCGTTGCTTCAAGACTCTCAGATCAGGGCCCTCAACGATGAATTGAACAAGCTCATGCGGGAACGCCGCGCGTGGGAGCATCGTGTGAAGGAACTTGGCGGGCCTGACCATCTCAGGACGTCTGCTGTGGCCGATGATTCTGTCACTGTGAACAATTACCGGTATTTTGGCAGAGCGAAACAGCTACCGGAGGTGGAACGATTGCTCAAGCCTAAAGAAAAGGATGATGCATTTGCGTCCGGAAACGCAAAAGAGCAGTTTTCGCAATTAAATCAGACAGATTTGGGGCCGGCCTACTATGGATATGAGGATGAGAACGAGCTAGACTTGCGGATTCCCAACGACATGGCCCAGGATACTCCAGAAGAATGCGCCTTGCTGGAGTTTGAGCGCAAACGCACAGCAGAGCTTCGCACTAGCGGCTTCGAAAAAACTGCTATTCTTGACACGCCTCAGCTCCCTACAGAACAAGAGTACCAGGATGCCGTGGTAGCACTTAGAAAGCAGCAGTTACTagagaaactgaaaaatCGGTAA
- a CDS encoding Guanosine-diphosphatase, whose amino-acid sequence MSPLLSYRYNKFLVAGAALAIIYIVVFMAPSHPKTEDAFPGLVSDSQVTSPNKPLASQDTSAPGELIEEKKPVIDDVLSSTLESQNYKTRAQEGEKQATPAAAKPKVTGVRQSAPLHDSKEEAKVAQEIKSASCESGEEYVIMIDAGSTGSRIHVYSFDTCQSPPKLLNEEFKMKKPGLSSFDTDTVGAAASLDELLEVALETVPKDKQSCTPVAVKATAGLRLLGEQKSSAILAEVRRHLEDDYPFPVVEGDGVSIMDGSDEGVYAWITTNYLLGNIGAKEKRPTAAVFDLGGGSTQIVFEPLDGQSMIEGEHKYEVSFGGADFTLYQFSHLGFGLMQGRKKVNALVLETALNDPKYDLTPVSDPANAVAKVSIPHPCLPPGVTAENVVVELSDKTSYAVNFVSMAKSEDDDMAKTAAVQCRSLAETILNKDMECKSKSCSFNGIYQPSLRHQFSQTSDMFVFSYFYDRLKPIGMPLSFTLEEMKDLTKIVCSGSTAWNQYLSQPEGLKELNAEPLWCLDLSFMTALLHTGYDIPLHRELRTAKKISDNELGWCLGASLPLLDKNSGWSCKVTRD is encoded by the coding sequence ATGTCTCCGTTACTTTCCTATCGTTATAACAAGTTCCTTGTGGCGGGAGCAGCCTTGGCCATAATCTACATTGTGGTGTTCATGGCACCCTCCCACCCAAAGACAGAGGACGCGTTCCCTGGACTCGTGTCTGACTCTCAAGTCACCTCTCCTAACAAGCCTCTCGCGTCCCAGGATACATCTGCTCCCGGTgagctgattgaggagaagaagccagTTATTGACGACGTTTTATCATCGACTCTGGAGTCGCAGAACTACAAGACACGGGCACAAGAAGGTGAGAAACAGGCCACCccagctgctgccaagCCAAAGGTCACAGGCGTGAGACAGTCCGCACCACTGCATGACtccaaggaggaggccaaggttGCACAGGAAATCAAGTCTGCGTCGTGCGAGTCGGGCGAGGAGTACGTTATCATGATCGACGCCGGATCCACAGGATCTAGAATCCACGTTTACTCGTTTGATACATGCCAGTCTCCTCCTAAactgctgaacgaggagttcaagatGAAAAAACCAGGTCTCTCTTCGTTTGATACCGACACGgttggagctgctgcctctttggacgagcttCTCGAGGTTGCGCTCGAGACCGTGCCAAAGGACAAACAGTCTTGCACACCCGTTGCTGTCAAGGCCACCGCAGGTCTCAGACTGCTTGGAGAGCAGAAATCTTCGGCCATTCTTGCGGAAGTGAGACGTCATCTAGAGGACGATTATCCATTCCCTGTTGTCGAGGGAGACGGAGTTTCTATCATGGACGGCAGTGATGAAGGCGTCTATGCCTGGATCACTACCAACTACTTGCTTGGAAACATCGGTGCCAAGGAAAAGCGGCCGACTGCTGCCGTTTTCGATTTGGGAGGTGGATCTACCCAGATCGTTTTCGAGCCACTGGATGGACAAAGCATGATTGAAGGAGAGCATAAGTACGAAGTGAGTTTTGGAGGCGCCGACTTCACTCTATACCAGTTCTCGCACCTTGGATTTGGACTAATGCAAGGCAGAAAGAAGGTCAATGCTTTAGTTTTGGAGACTGCCCTCAACGATCCAAAGTACGATCTTACTCCAGTGTCTGACCCGGCAAATGCGGTCGCAAAGGTTTCCATTCCACATCCATGTCTTCCACCAGGAGTCACGGCTGAGAATGtggttgttgagctttCTGACAAAACTAGTTACGCTGTGAACTTTGTCTCCATGGCAAAGagcgaagacgacgacatgGCTaaaactgctgctgttcaatGTAGATCATTGGCAGAGACCATCCTGAACAAAGACATGGAGTGCAAGTCGAAGTCTTGTTCGTTCAATGGTATTTACCAGCCTTCGCTGAGACACCAATTCTCCCAGACCTCAGACATGTTTGTCTTCTCCTACTTCTACGATAGACTCAAGCCTATTGGAATGCCACTCTCTTTCACGCTGGAAGAAATGAAAGACCTCACCAAGATTGTTTGTTCCGGATCCACTGCTTGGAACCAGTACCTCTCGCAGCCTGAAGGTCTCAAGGAACTGAATGCCGAACCTCTGTGGTGCTTGGACCTTTCGTTCATGACTGCGCTGCTGCACACAGGGTATGACATTCCTCTCCACAGAGAGCTGAGAACCGCCAAGAAGATCAGTGACAACGAGCTGGGATGGTGTTTGGGAGCCTCGTTGCCTCTTCTGGATAAAAATTCGGGATGGAGTTGCAAAGTTACCAGGGACTAA